One window of the Pseudofrankia sp. DC12 genome contains the following:
- the bluB gene encoding 5,6-dimethylbenzimidazole synthase — protein sequence MPTTGYDPTAVYDVIHRRRDVRGQFTGAPIPGDTLDRVLTAAHAAPSVGLSQPWDFILINDERTRRAFHAHVHRERAVFAASLDEPKAAGFGRIKIDGVLESTLSLVVTYDPRRGAPAVLGRHAIADAGLYSACLAIENLWLAATAEGLGVGWVSFYREAFVRELLAIPADVRPVAWLCLGPVTHLERAPDLERHGWAQRRPLRQAIHQERWHPDGQQ from the coding sequence ATGCCTACAACCGGGTACGACCCGACAGCCGTGTACGACGTCATCCACCGGCGGCGCGACGTCCGCGGCCAGTTCACCGGCGCGCCGATCCCCGGCGACACGCTCGACCGGGTGCTCACCGCCGCGCACGCCGCGCCCAGCGTCGGGCTCAGCCAGCCCTGGGACTTCATCCTCATCAACGACGAGCGGACCCGGCGGGCCTTCCACGCCCACGTCCACCGCGAGCGCGCGGTGTTCGCCGCGTCGCTGGACGAGCCGAAGGCCGCCGGCTTCGGCCGGATAAAGATCGACGGGGTACTGGAGTCGACCCTGTCGCTCGTCGTGACCTACGACCCGCGACGAGGCGCGCCGGCGGTCCTCGGCCGGCACGCCATCGCCGACGCCGGCCTGTACTCGGCGTGCCTGGCGATCGAGAACCTGTGGCTCGCGGCCACGGCCGAGGGCCTCGGCGTCGGGTGGGTCTCCTTCTACCGGGAGGCGTTCGTCCGCGAGCTGCTCGCCATCCCGGCGGATGTCCGGCCCGTCGCGTGGCTGTGCCTGGGCCCGGTCACCCACCTTGAGCGCGCCCCTGACCTCGAACGCCACGGCTGGGCCCAGCGGCGCCCACTGCGCCAGGCGATCCATCAGGAACGCTGGCATCCCGACGGCCAACAGTAG
- a CDS encoding N-6 DNA methylase — translation MVFDGQEELTAAAVARRVGVGRAAVSNWRRRYDDFPRPVGGGPGNPTFRWADIAAWLEQSGRAEQLAKAGRTETGTQALDGPTGGWTTRFEDREQAVTTLESGDLLAKVVVSLLPPATTAGAASGDDHSAPADDLPAVFDPACANGALLAAAADRFDNRARLLGQEIDEGLAQSATLRLRGHPLAGPYDIRLGDSLLGNRFAELLGRAAAVVCEPPFDRPDWPAGELTTDRRWEFGIPAPRDGELAWAQHCYAHLRPHGTAVIAVSPRTCVSPSGQPIREAMVRSGALRAVIALPPKMSSSGIDVNLWVLRRPHGESDTAPVDMVDLTGFPDMAEVPQQFGVWQRLFELAAAAPVGAGRPRPGPAVARSVSRLRLLDGETNLLPSRYVSTRAEPSADDLARVSGQVEALYARVGAGLPRYAAAGGGAGFSAVTLAELERAGALVIRARRTEPRAGDVLVWPRTPAVVVASGGESVAAMASHVIELDQARLDPAFVAAFLRPEVDAVPIHKVLGVLGREDLRRCRIPRLPIAEQRRYGAEFRRLSELREALATLARLSSTMIDQTLHGLTAGTLTPDRRSSRPTPTQEDREDSL, via the coding sequence GTGGTGTTCGACGGGCAGGAAGAGCTGACAGCCGCCGCGGTGGCGCGGCGCGTCGGCGTCGGCCGTGCCGCCGTCTCGAACTGGCGCCGGCGCTACGACGACTTCCCGCGGCCGGTCGGCGGCGGTCCCGGCAACCCGACGTTCCGCTGGGCCGACATCGCGGCCTGGCTGGAGCAGTCCGGCCGCGCCGAGCAGCTCGCCAAGGCCGGCCGCACCGAGACCGGCACCCAGGCGCTTGACGGCCCGACTGGCGGCTGGACGACGCGCTTCGAGGACCGCGAGCAAGCCGTCACCACGCTGGAGTCCGGTGACCTGCTGGCCAAGGTGGTCGTCTCGCTGCTGCCGCCGGCGACGACGGCCGGTGCGGCCAGCGGTGACGATCACTCCGCGCCGGCGGACGACCTTCCGGCCGTGTTCGACCCGGCCTGCGCGAACGGTGCCCTGCTGGCCGCGGCCGCGGACCGGTTCGACAACCGGGCCCGCCTGCTCGGCCAGGAGATCGACGAGGGCCTCGCGCAGAGCGCGACGCTGCGCCTGCGCGGCCACCCACTCGCCGGGCCGTACGACATCCGCCTGGGCGACTCGCTGCTCGGCAACCGGTTCGCCGAACTGCTCGGCCGCGCGGCCGCGGTGGTCTGCGAGCCGCCGTTCGACCGGCCGGACTGGCCGGCCGGCGAGCTGACCACCGACCGGCGCTGGGAGTTCGGTATCCCCGCGCCCCGCGATGGCGAGCTGGCCTGGGCGCAGCACTGTTACGCCCACCTGCGCCCGCACGGCACCGCGGTCATCGCCGTCTCGCCGCGGACCTGCGTCTCGCCCTCGGGCCAGCCGATCCGGGAGGCGATGGTCCGCTCCGGCGCGCTGCGCGCCGTGATCGCGCTGCCGCCGAAGATGAGCTCGTCCGGCATCGACGTCAACCTCTGGGTACTGCGGCGGCCACACGGCGAGTCCGACACCGCTCCCGTCGACATGGTCGACCTGACCGGCTTTCCGGACATGGCCGAGGTGCCGCAGCAGTTCGGTGTGTGGCAGCGGCTGTTCGAGCTGGCCGCCGCCGCGCCGGTCGGCGCTGGCCGGCCCCGGCCCGGCCCGGCGGTGGCCCGGTCGGTCTCCCGGCTGCGCCTGCTCGACGGCGAGACGAACCTGCTGCCGTCCCGGTACGTCAGCACGCGCGCCGAGCCGAGCGCCGACGACCTGGCCCGGGTCAGCGGCCAGGTCGAGGCGCTCTACGCCCGGGTCGGCGCGGGCCTGCCCCGGTACGCGGCGGCCGGCGGCGGGGCCGGGTTCTCGGCCGTGACGCTGGCCGAGCTGGAACGCGCCGGAGCGCTGGTCATCCGGGCGCGCCGCACCGAGCCGCGCGCGGGCGACGTCCTCGTCTGGCCGCGCACCCCGGCCGTCGTCGTGGCGTCCGGTGGCGAGAGTGTCGCCGCGATGGCCAGCCACGTGATCGAGCTCGACCAGGCCCGGCTCGACCCGGCGTTCGTGGCCGCGTTCCTGCGGCCCGAGGTGGACGCCGTCCCGATCCACAAGGTGCTCGGAGTGCTCGGGCGCGAGGACCTGCGCCGCTGCCGGATCCCACGGCTGCCGATCGCCGAGCAGCGCCGCTACGGCGCCGAGTTCCGCCGGCTCAGCGAGCTCCGGGAGGCCCTGGCGACGCTGGCCAGGCTGAGCTCGACCATGATCGATCAGACGCTGCACGGGCTGACGGCTGGAACGCTGACCCCCGACCGGCGCTCGTCCCGACCCACGCCGACGCAGGAAGACCGAGAGGACAGCCTGTGA
- a CDS encoding class I SAM-dependent methyltransferase has protein sequence MTQPAYLDATRAAYDAVAEQYAALFADSLASRPLERALLTAFAELAHTSPARPVADLGCGPGHLTAFLSGLGLDAFGVDLSPAMITIARRAFPDLRFEVAAMTDLGLADGTLGGIVAWYSIIHVPPTDLPGILAEFHRLLAPGGQLLVGFQTTDQPDGSPQPFDHKVTTAYRWPADSAAALSRDAGFVETARVVRPPDGTERFSLAVLFLRKTSPSPQDVRFVRKDGHVHKGA, from the coding sequence ATGACGCAGCCGGCGTACCTCGACGCGACCCGTGCCGCCTACGACGCCGTCGCCGAGCAGTACGCCGCGCTGTTCGCCGACTCGCTGGCCTCCAGGCCCCTCGAGCGGGCCCTGCTGACCGCGTTCGCCGAGCTCGCCCACACCAGCCCGGCCCGGCCGGTGGCCGACCTCGGCTGTGGTCCCGGCCATCTGACGGCCTTCCTGAGCGGCCTGGGCCTCGACGCGTTCGGCGTCGACCTCTCCCCCGCGATGATCACTATCGCCCGTCGCGCGTTTCCGGACCTGCGCTTCGAGGTCGCAGCGATGACCGACCTCGGCCTGGCCGACGGGACCCTCGGCGGCATCGTCGCGTGGTACTCGATCATCCACGTCCCGCCCACCGACCTGCCCGGCATCCTCGCCGAGTTCCACCGGCTGCTGGCCCCCGGCGGCCAGCTGCTGGTGGGCTTCCAGACGACGGACCAGCCCGACGGCTCACCCCAGCCGTTCGACCACAAGGTCACCACCGCCTACCGGTGGCCGGCCGATTCCGCCGCCGCCCTGTCTCGCGACGCCGGCTTCGTCGAGACCGCCCGCGTCGTGCGCCCCCCGGACGGCACGGAGCGCTTCTCGCTGGCGGTCCTCTTCCTGCGCAAGACATCACCGTCACCCCAGGACGTCCGGTTCGTCAGGAAGGACGGCCACGTCCACAAGGGCGCCTGA
- a CDS encoding SAM-dependent methyltransferase codes for MPDSSAPPSDSLASSLNVEVPHSARMWNYWLGGKDNFPADRAAADRVVEVFPQITEIACSSRLLLNRVVTHLAGTLGIRQFLDIGTGLPTADNTHEVAQRIAPESRVVYVDNDPLVLVHARALLVGRPEGVTSYVDADVRDPEKILRGAAKVLDFDQPIGLILFGVMANVIDDDEAHAIVGKLAGALPAGSYLSLNDGTASPARDAAIRRNPENAPYRSRTPEELVRFFDGLELLKPGVVSTPLWRPGRRARGKALDSYTGFARIP; via the coding sequence ATGCCGGACAGCTCTGCGCCCCCCAGCGACAGTCTGGCCTCATCCCTGAACGTCGAGGTGCCTCATTCGGCGCGGATGTGGAACTACTGGCTAGGTGGCAAGGACAACTTCCCAGCCGACCGCGCTGCCGCGGACCGGGTCGTCGAGGTCTTCCCGCAGATCACCGAGATCGCGTGCAGCTCACGGCTGCTACTCAACCGGGTCGTGACCCATCTCGCCGGCACCCTCGGCATCCGCCAGTTCCTCGACATCGGCACCGGCCTGCCTACGGCGGACAACACCCACGAGGTCGCGCAGCGCATCGCGCCGGAGAGCAGGGTCGTCTACGTCGACAACGACCCGCTGGTCCTCGTGCACGCCCGGGCCCTGCTGGTCGGCCGCCCCGAAGGCGTCACCTCCTACGTCGACGCGGACGTGCGCGACCCGGAGAAGATCCTGCGCGGCGCGGCCAAGGTCCTCGACTTCGACCAGCCGATCGGGCTGATCCTGTTCGGCGTCATGGCCAACGTGATCGACGACGACGAGGCCCACGCGATCGTCGGGAAGCTCGCCGGCGCCCTGCCCGCCGGGAGCTACCTGTCCCTCAACGACGGCACGGCGAGCCCGGCGCGGGACGCGGCGATCCGGCGCAACCCCGAGAACGCCCCGTACCGGTCCAGGACGCCGGAGGAGCTCGTCCGGTTCTTCGACGGCCTGGAGCTGCTGAAGCCCGGCGTCGTCTCGACCCCGCTGTGGCGCCCCGGCCGGCGGGCCCGCGGCAAGGCGCTCGACTCGTACACCGGGTTCGCCCGCATCCCGTGA
- a CDS encoding helix-turn-helix transcriptional regulator produces MTRAAARGLSNPEIAAELFLSPRAVRNHPQTIFANAGAGSRGELVAKLFAERYGPVLHAPDAPAVHVEY; encoded by the coding sequence ATCACCAGGGCGGCCGCCCGCGGCCTGTCGAACCCGGAGATCGCCGCCGAGTTGTTCCTGTCCCCGCGCGCGGTCCGCAACCACCCGCAGACGATCTTCGCCAACGCCGGCGCCGGCAGCCGCGGCGAGCTCGTCGCCAAGCTCTTCGCCGAGCGCTACGGCCCGGTCCTGCACGCCCCCGACGCCCCGGCCGTCCACGTCGAGTACTGA
- a CDS encoding alpha-hydroxy-acid oxidizing protein: MGLPQPFGDFQLEIYLQGLSGVVPTLPMVFDELERRAQSALPAPVWAYVAGGAGDEATQRANVAAFQTWGLIPRMLVGAVERDLSVELWGRRWPAPVFLAPIGVIGLCAQSGHGDLETAQAAASADIPMVASTLTVDPMEDVAAELGETPGFFQLYTPKDRELAESLVARAERAGFAGIVVTLDTWVTGWRPRDLATSNFPQLRGHCLANYFTDPRFREMLGADPAEAAQAAVLQWATTFGHAVTWDDLAWLRSLTGLPLILKGIQHPDDARRARDAGADGIYCSNHGGRQANGGLPAIQCLPGVVEAADGLPVLFDSGIRSGADVVKALALGASAVGIGRPYAYGLALGGVDGIVHVLRTLLAEADLIMAVDGYATLADLTPDTLRRVVLPG; this comes from the coding sequence ATGGGGCTTCCTCAGCCGTTTGGTGACTTTCAGCTTGAGATCTACCTGCAGGGGCTCAGCGGGGTCGTTCCGACGTTGCCGATGGTGTTCGACGAGCTTGAACGCCGGGCACAGAGCGCGTTGCCGGCGCCGGTCTGGGCCTATGTGGCCGGCGGCGCGGGCGACGAGGCGACGCAGCGGGCCAACGTGGCCGCGTTCCAGACCTGGGGACTGATCCCGCGGATGCTGGTCGGCGCGGTCGAGCGGGACCTGTCCGTCGAGCTGTGGGGCCGGCGCTGGCCGGCGCCGGTCTTCCTCGCGCCGATCGGGGTCATCGGGCTGTGCGCGCAGAGCGGCCACGGTGACCTGGAGACGGCACAAGCCGCCGCAAGCGCCGACATCCCGATGGTCGCCTCGACGCTGACCGTCGACCCGATGGAGGACGTGGCCGCCGAGCTGGGCGAGACGCCGGGCTTCTTCCAGCTCTACACGCCGAAGGACCGGGAACTCGCCGAGAGCCTGGTGGCCCGGGCCGAACGCGCCGGCTTCGCCGGGATCGTCGTCACCCTGGACACCTGGGTCACCGGCTGGCGGCCCCGCGACCTGGCGACGTCGAACTTCCCGCAGCTACGCGGCCACTGCCTGGCGAACTACTTCACCGACCCGCGGTTCCGCGAGATGCTCGGCGCCGACCCGGCCGAGGCGGCCCAGGCGGCCGTCCTGCAGTGGGCCACGACCTTCGGGCACGCCGTCACCTGGGACGACCTGGCCTGGCTGCGCTCGCTCACCGGCCTGCCGCTGATCCTCAAGGGCATCCAGCATCCGGACGACGCCCGCCGGGCCCGGGACGCCGGGGCGGACGGGATCTACTGCTCGAACCACGGCGGTCGGCAGGCCAACGGCGGCCTGCCCGCCATCCAGTGCCTCCCGGGTGTGGTCGAGGCGGCGGATGGCCTGCCCGTCCTGTTCGACTCGGGCATCCGGTCCGGCGCCGACGTGGTGAAGGCGCTCGCCCTCGGCGCCTCGGCGGTCGGGATCGGCCGGCCTTACGCCTACGGCCTCGCGCTCGGCGGCGTCGACGGCATCGTCCACGTCCTGCGCACACTGCTGGCCGAGGCCGACCTGATCATGGCCGTGGACGGCTACGCGACCTTGGCCGACCTGACCCCCGACACACTGCGACGGGTCGTCCTGCCCGGCTAG
- a CDS encoding acetyl-CoA acetyltransferase, which produces MSVPPDTPVLVGAAAAARLPDAIELMAAAAEAAALDAGVPGLLARVDRVYVARGSWTGPDPARSVAARFGAAKVHSVVAELGVLQQTLVTRGCLDVAAGRADVVLVLGAEAAHSAGGVRLSAGRLSAEGRGGCSEEGPDEVLAPHGDILHRLEVRRGLYLPVWQYAVLESALRAADGLGLAAHADEVAELWAGFSRVAAGNEDAWARHPVTPGDLVASDRNPMMSWPYTRSHCSRAGVDQGAAMLLCSARTALRLRVPRDRWVFPVAAAESNVMTPVSARPDLARSPGFAAVGRRLTELTGAAPADAELVDLYSCFPAAVRLQIRELGLAGRADLTVTGGMTFAGGPLNNYAFQSTVKMAQLLRAAEPGAHGLVTCVSGLVTKQGGLLWSTAPPPAGFRAEDVSAEVRAAEPPLPVAEDVVTGTGRVAGFTVACEKGASARAFAVVTLVDGTRTVAASTAPDLLDAMTSQDWAGRVVTVHGDTFGP; this is translated from the coding sequence ATGAGCGTCCCGCCGGACACGCCCGTCCTCGTCGGCGCCGCCGCGGCGGCCCGGCTGCCCGACGCGATCGAGCTGATGGCGGCCGCCGCCGAGGCCGCGGCGCTCGACGCGGGCGTCCCTGGCCTGCTCGCCCGCGTCGACCGGGTGTACGTCGCGCGCGGCTCCTGGACCGGCCCGGACCCGGCCCGTTCGGTCGCGGCGCGGTTCGGCGCGGCGAAGGTCCACTCGGTCGTCGCCGAGCTCGGCGTGCTGCAGCAGACCCTCGTCACCAGGGGCTGCCTGGACGTCGCGGCCGGCCGGGCCGACGTCGTGCTGGTGCTCGGGGCCGAGGCGGCCCACAGCGCCGGCGGGGTCCGGCTCTCCGCCGGCCGGCTCAGCGCGGAGGGCCGCGGCGGGTGCAGCGAGGAAGGGCCAGACGAGGTGCTGGCCCCGCACGGCGACATCCTGCACCGGCTGGAGGTCCGCCGCGGCCTCTACCTGCCGGTCTGGCAGTACGCGGTGCTGGAGTCGGCGCTGCGGGCGGCCGACGGCCTCGGCCTCGCCGCGCACGCGGACGAGGTCGCGGAACTGTGGGCCGGCTTCTCCCGCGTCGCCGCCGGCAACGAGGACGCCTGGGCGCGCCATCCGGTGACCCCGGGGGATCTGGTCGCTTCGGACCGCAACCCGATGATGTCCTGGCCCTACACCCGTTCGCACTGCTCCCGGGCCGGGGTCGACCAGGGCGCGGCGATGCTGTTGTGCTCGGCTCGGACCGCGCTGCGCCTCCGGGTGCCGCGGGACAGGTGGGTCTTCCCGGTGGCGGCCGCCGAGTCCAACGTCATGACGCCGGTCTCGGCGCGGCCGGACCTGGCTCGCTCGCCCGGGTTCGCCGCCGTCGGACGCCGGCTCACCGAGCTCACCGGGGCCGCGCCGGCCGACGCCGAGCTCGTGGACCTCTACAGCTGTTTCCCGGCCGCGGTCCGTCTGCAGATCCGCGAGCTCGGTCTCGCCGGCCGCGCCGACCTCACCGTGACCGGCGGCATGACCTTCGCCGGCGGGCCGCTGAACAACTACGCCTTCCAGTCGACGGTGAAGATGGCCCAGCTCCTGCGGGCCGCCGAGCCGGGCGCCCACGGGCTGGTCACCTGCGTCTCGGGCCTGGTCACCAAGCAGGGCGGCCTGCTGTGGAGCACCGCCCCACCACCGGCCGGCTTCCGCGCCGAGGACGTCTCCGCCGAGGTCCGCGCCGCCGAGCCGCCGCTTCCGGTCGCCGAGGACGTCGTGACGGGCACCGGCCGGGTCGCCGGCTTCACCGTCGCCTGCGAGAAGGGGGCATCGGCGCGGGCCTTCGCCGTCGTGACCCTCGTCGACGGCACCCGCACCGTGGCGGCGAGTACCGCCCCTGATCTCCTCGACGCGATGACCTCGCAGGACTGGGCCGGACGTGTCGTGACCGTCCACGGTGACACGTTCGGTCCCTAG
- the helR gene encoding RNA polymerase recycling motor ATPase HelR: MTPLTTSAFDLPAQLAAKAVPALTDGDERHFAQIAESLAASIADLSDRLDAERRAPGGKGRAAMDRDLEVHRLSARLRTLRRFGLDLCLGRIVGADDPEPVYVGRLGLTDNDGRRLLLDWRSPAAEPFFGATHANPMGLASRRRYRWTRGRISDYWDEVFTPDGFEGHAALDDQSAFIASLGTNRTARMRDVLGTIQADQDAIIRAGSRGTLVVDGGPGTGKTVVALHRSAYLLYSDPRLGHRRGGVLFVGPHQPYLAYVADVLPSLGEEGVQTCTLRDLVAEGATATTEADPAVARLKSSADLVKAIETAVRFYEEPPAEGMTVAVDGAEIWLSADDWIEAFETPEPGTAHNDARDQILEKLLTILADKHDSDLPSALVRRSLLANRELLRTLNGAWPLLEAADLVADLWSVPAYLRRCAPWLTPEDARKLRRSGDTRAWTVSDLPLLDAARQRLGDPAASRRRRREKAAAAAERDRMARVVETILDADDDGEGAVTMLRGEDLRTVLVDEAALPSAGRDQLAGPFAHIVVDEAQELTDAEWQMLLLRCPSRSFTVVGDRAQARHGFTESWRDRLTRAGLDRITLASLTINYRTPEEVMAAAEPVIRAVLPDANVPASIRAGGQPVVHAAVGQLRSILDGWLAENADGIACVIGAGDAQAEALPATARVRWLTPELSKGLEFDLVVLIDPDTFGAGIEGAVDRYVAMTRATQRLVILTS; the protein is encoded by the coding sequence GTGACCCCGCTGACCACGAGTGCGTTCGACCTTCCGGCTCAGCTCGCGGCCAAGGCCGTCCCGGCGCTGACCGACGGTGACGAACGGCATTTCGCCCAGATCGCCGAGAGCCTGGCGGCGTCGATCGCGGACCTCTCCGACCGCCTCGACGCCGAGCGCCGGGCCCCGGGCGGCAAGGGCCGGGCGGCGATGGACCGGGACCTGGAGGTCCACCGGCTGTCCGCCCGGCTGCGCACCCTGCGCCGGTTCGGCCTCGATCTCTGCCTTGGGCGCATCGTCGGCGCTGACGACCCGGAACCGGTCTACGTGGGCCGGCTTGGCCTGACCGACAACGATGGCCGCCGGCTGCTGCTGGACTGGCGCTCGCCCGCGGCCGAGCCGTTCTTCGGGGCGACCCATGCCAACCCGATGGGCCTGGCCAGCCGCCGGCGCTACCGCTGGACCCGCGGCCGGATCAGCGACTACTGGGACGAGGTGTTCACCCCCGACGGGTTCGAGGGGCATGCGGCGCTGGACGACCAGTCCGCGTTCATCGCGAGCCTCGGCACCAACCGCACCGCCCGGATGCGCGATGTGCTCGGGACGATCCAGGCCGACCAGGACGCGATCATCCGGGCGGGCTCGCGCGGCACCCTCGTCGTCGACGGCGGTCCTGGCACGGGCAAGACCGTCGTCGCCCTGCACCGGTCGGCCTACCTGCTCTACTCCGACCCGCGCCTGGGCCACCGCCGGGGCGGCGTGCTGTTCGTCGGCCCGCACCAGCCCTACCTGGCCTATGTCGCCGATGTCCTGCCGAGCCTCGGCGAGGAGGGCGTGCAGACCTGCACCCTGCGCGACCTCGTCGCCGAGGGAGCCACCGCGACGACCGAGGCCGACCCGGCCGTGGCTCGCCTGAAGTCGTCCGCCGACCTGGTGAAGGCGATCGAGACGGCCGTCCGGTTCTACGAGGAGCCGCCGGCCGAGGGCATGACGGTCGCGGTCGACGGCGCCGAGATCTGGCTGAGCGCCGACGACTGGATCGAGGCCTTCGAGACGCCGGAACCGGGCACCGCGCACAACGACGCGCGGGACCAGATCCTGGAGAAGCTGCTCACGATCCTGGCCGACAAGCACGACAGCGACCTCCCGTCCGCGCTGGTCAGACGGTCGCTGCTGGCGAACAGGGAGCTGCTCAGGACGCTCAACGGCGCGTGGCCGCTGCTGGAGGCGGCCGACCTCGTCGCGGACCTGTGGTCGGTCCCCGCCTACCTGCGCCGGTGCGCGCCCTGGCTCACGCCCGAGGACGCGCGCAAGCTGCGGCGAAGCGGGGACACCAGGGCCTGGACGGTGTCCGACCTGCCGCTGCTGGACGCGGCCCGCCAGCGGCTCGGCGACCCGGCAGCGTCCCGGCGCCGGCGCCGGGAGAAGGCCGCGGCCGCCGCCGAACGTGACCGCATGGCCCGGGTCGTCGAGACCATCCTCGACGCCGACGACGACGGTGAGGGCGCGGTGACGATGCTGCGCGGGGAGGACCTGCGCACCGTCCTGGTCGACGAGGCCGCGCTGCCGAGCGCCGGCCGCGACCAGCTCGCCGGGCCGTTCGCGCACATCGTCGTCGACGAGGCCCAGGAGCTGACCGACGCGGAGTGGCAGATGCTGCTGCTGCGCTGCCCGTCCCGCAGCTTCACCGTCGTGGGGGACCGCGCCCAGGCCAGGCACGGCTTCACCGAGTCGTGGCGGGACCGGCTGACCCGGGCCGGCCTCGACCGGATCACCCTGGCCTCGCTGACCATCAACTACCGGACGCCGGAGGAGGTCATGGCGGCGGCCGAACCGGTGATCCGCGCCGTGCTGCCGGACGCCAACGTGCCGGCCTCCATCCGCGCGGGCGGCCAGCCCGTCGTCCACGCCGCCGTCGGGCAGCTGCGCTCCATCCTCGACGGCTGGCTCGCCGAGAATGCCGACGGGATCGCCTGCGTCATCGGCGCCGGCGACGCCCAGGCCGAGGCGCTCCCGGCGACGGCGCGGGTTCGGTGGCTGACTCCCGAGCTGTCCAAGGGCCTTGAGTTCGACCTGGTCGTTCTCATCGACCCGGACACGTTCGGCGCCGGCATCGAGGGAGCCGTCGACCGCTATGTCGCGATGACCCGGGCGACCCAGCGGCTCGTCATCCTCACCAGCTGA
- a CDS encoding PPOX class F420-dependent oxidoreductase, which produces MGTNQRSQVEMTGEEISAYLATRRTATLVTLGPTGQPHAVAMWFGVLDGVLWFETKAKAQKALNIRRDPRVTVLLEDGLTYDTLRGVSMEGRAQIVTDPDALWAVGVNVWERYHGPYTDEVKPLVEFMLHKRVAVRVDVERTRSWDHRKLGLSPIPLGGTTAPQVSPAS; this is translated from the coding sequence ATGGGCACTAACCAGCGATCGCAGGTCGAGATGACCGGCGAGGAGATCTCGGCCTACCTGGCGACGCGGCGCACGGCGACGCTGGTGACCCTCGGGCCGACCGGCCAGCCGCACGCCGTCGCGATGTGGTTCGGCGTCCTCGACGGGGTGCTGTGGTTCGAGACCAAGGCGAAGGCGCAGAAGGCGCTCAACATCCGGCGCGACCCACGCGTCACCGTCCTGCTGGAGGACGGCCTGACCTACGACACGCTGCGCGGTGTCTCGATGGAGGGCCGCGCCCAGATCGTGACGGACCCGGACGCGCTGTGGGCCGTCGGCGTCAACGTCTGGGAGCGCTACCACGGCCCCTACACCGACGAGGTCAAGCCGCTGGTGGAGTTCATGCTGCACAAGCGGGTCGCGGTGCGCGTCGACGTCGAGCGCACCCGGTCCTGGGACCACCGCAAGCTCGGCCTGAGCCCGATACCGTTGGGCGGCACGACGGCGCCTCAGGTCTCCCCGGCCTCCTAG
- a CDS encoding type I restriction-modification system subunit M N-terminal domain-containing protein, giving the protein MTSPGPHHCELAADIWAVADLLRGDYKRHGCGGVIQKLLLEVTA; this is encoded by the coding sequence GTGACTTCCCCGGGGCCGCACCACTGCGAGCTGGCCGCCGACATCTGGGCGGTGGCCGACCTGCTGCGCGGCGACTACAAGCGGCACGGGTGCGGCGGCGTGATCCAGAAGCTCCTTCTCGAGGTGACGGCATGA